In a single window of the Micromonospora inositola genome:
- the selA gene encoding L-seryl-tRNA(Sec) selenium transferase: protein MPDGTADPRRRVPRTDALLADPAFTAAAGTLGRDRVKAAIVRAQQRARCGDITPEEVRDVALADLPAPAPRPVLNATGVVLHTNLGRAPLSAAAVEALVAAAGHTDVELDLRTGRRARRGRDTLDALAAAVPDAAAVHVVNNGAAALVLAATALAADAEIVVSRGELVEIGDGFRLPDLLESTGARLREVGTTNRTTRADYAAAIGPRTAFVLKVHPSNFVVTGFTSAVPVRELATLGVPVVADIGSGLLAPDPLLPDEPDAASTLRAGAALVTASGDKLLGGPQAGLLFGDGDLVERLRRHPLARALRVDKLTLAALAATLHAPTTPTRDALHADPAVLHERAERLRDQLGADGRKAEVVPCAAVVGGGGAPGVELESWALSLPERYAEPLRTGEPPVLGRVLHGRLLLDLRCVPADADPAIRAAVLRVGD, encoded by the coding sequence ATGCCCGACGGCACGGCCGATCCGCGTCGGCGGGTGCCGCGCACCGACGCGCTGCTCGCCGACCCGGCGTTCACCGCCGCCGCCGGCACGCTCGGCCGCGACCGGGTCAAGGCCGCGATCGTCCGCGCGCAGCAGCGCGCCCGCTGCGGCGACATCACCCCCGAGGAGGTACGCGACGTCGCGCTGGCCGACCTGCCGGCGCCCGCGCCCCGGCCGGTGCTGAACGCCACCGGCGTGGTGCTGCACACCAACCTCGGTCGGGCGCCGCTGTCGGCCGCCGCGGTCGAGGCCCTCGTGGCCGCCGCGGGGCACACCGACGTGGAACTGGACCTGCGCACCGGCCGGCGGGCCCGGCGCGGCCGGGACACCCTGGACGCGCTCGCCGCCGCCGTGCCCGACGCGGCGGCCGTGCACGTGGTCAACAACGGCGCCGCCGCGCTGGTGCTCGCCGCCACCGCCCTCGCCGCCGACGCGGAGATCGTGGTCAGCCGTGGTGAGCTGGTCGAGATCGGCGACGGGTTCCGCCTGCCCGACCTGCTGGAGAGCACCGGCGCTCGGCTGCGCGAGGTGGGCACCACCAACCGCACCACCCGCGCCGACTACGCCGCGGCGATCGGCCCGCGCACCGCCTTCGTGCTCAAGGTGCACCCGTCGAACTTCGTGGTCACCGGCTTCACCTCGGCAGTGCCGGTGCGGGAGCTGGCCACCCTCGGCGTGCCGGTGGTGGCCGACATCGGTTCCGGGCTGCTCGCCCCCGATCCGCTGCTGCCCGACGAGCCGGACGCCGCCAGCACCCTGCGCGCCGGCGCCGCGCTGGTGACCGCCAGCGGCGACAAGCTCCTCGGCGGTCCGCAGGCCGGGCTGCTGTTCGGCGACGGCGACCTGGTCGAGCGGCTGCGCCGGCATCCCCTGGCCCGGGCCCTGCGGGTGGACAAGCTCACTCTGGCCGCCCTCGCCGCCACCCTGCACGCCCCGACCACCCCGACCCGGGACGCCCTGCACGCCGACCCGGCCGTGCTGCACGAGCGTGCCGAGCGGCTGCGCGACCAGCTCGGCGCCGACGGCCGCAAGGCCGAGGTCGTGCCCTGCGCTGCCGTGGTCGGCGGCGGCGGCGCCCCCGGCGTCGAACTCGAGTCGTGGGCGCTGAGCCTGCCCGAGCGGTACGCCGAGCCGCTGCGCACCGGCGAGCCGCCGGTGCTCGGCCGGGTGCTGCACGGCCGCCTCCTGCTCGACCTGCGCTGCGTGCCGGCCGACGCGGACCCGGCGATCCGGGCGGCCGTCCTGCGGGTGGGCGACTGA
- a CDS encoding hemolysin family protein — protein sequence MAGQLALVAVLVLVNAALSGSEMALVTLREGQLRRLGRAGRTGGRLVRLAREPNRYLATIQLGITLAGFLASAAAAVSLAEPLVGPLAFLGGAAHAVAVLLVTVALTFVTLVVGELAPKRLAMQWAERWALLSAAPLDLLGRLSRPAVWLLSRSTDLLVRLAGGDPRAGREEVTEEELREMLVSQRGLSAQQREILSGAFDIAGRTLREILVPRRDVTVVPASVPAPEAMRQLAAAGRSRAPVVGPGGLDDVCGVLHIRDLVDAGDATAGERARPPLLLPGTLPVADAMRQFRQRHEQIALVVDEHGGVDGLVTMEDLLEEVVGELYDETDRDVRGVVREPDGALLLSGDFPLHDLPDVGVRLTFPLSRDYTTVAGLVLARLGRVPDGPGEKVRLPGLTITVLEVTDRAVRRVRLRGPAAGCRPE from the coding sequence ATGGCCGGTCAGCTCGCCCTGGTGGCCGTCCTGGTCCTGGTGAACGCGGCGCTCTCCGGCAGCGAGATGGCGCTGGTGACGCTCCGCGAGGGGCAGCTGCGGCGGCTGGGCCGCGCCGGTCGTACCGGCGGGCGGCTGGTCCGCCTGGCCCGGGAGCCGAACCGCTACCTGGCCACCATCCAGCTCGGCATCACCCTGGCCGGCTTCCTCGCCTCGGCGGCGGCCGCGGTGTCGCTGGCCGAGCCGCTGGTCGGGCCGCTGGCCTTCCTCGGCGGCGCGGCGCACGCGGTGGCCGTGCTGCTCGTGACGGTGGCGCTGACCTTCGTCACCCTCGTCGTCGGCGAGCTGGCGCCGAAGCGGCTGGCGATGCAGTGGGCGGAGCGCTGGGCGCTGCTCAGCGCCGCCCCGCTGGACCTGCTGGGCCGGCTGTCCCGGCCGGCGGTGTGGCTGCTCAGCCGCAGCACCGACCTGCTGGTCCGGCTCGCCGGTGGGGACCCGCGGGCCGGCCGGGAGGAGGTGACCGAGGAGGAGTTGCGCGAGATGCTGGTCAGCCAGCGGGGTCTGTCCGCGCAGCAGCGGGAGATCCTGTCCGGGGCGTTCGACATCGCCGGCCGGACGCTGCGGGAGATCCTGGTCCCGCGCCGGGACGTGACGGTCGTGCCGGCGTCGGTGCCGGCCCCGGAGGCGATGCGGCAACTGGCGGCCGCCGGCCGGTCCCGGGCCCCGGTGGTCGGGCCGGGCGGCCTGGACGACGTGTGCGGCGTACTGCACATCCGCGACCTGGTCGACGCCGGTGACGCCACCGCCGGCGAGCGGGCCCGGCCGCCGTTGCTGCTCCCCGGGACGCTTCCGGTCGCCGACGCGATGCGCCAGTTCCGCCAGCGTCACGAGCAGATCGCCCTGGTGGTCGACGAGCACGGCGGGGTCGACGGCCTGGTGACCATGGAGGACCTGCTCGAGGAGGTGGTCGGCGAGCTGTACGACGAGACCGACCGGGACGTGCGCGGGGTGGTCCGGGAGCCGGACGGCGCGCTGCTGCTCTCCGGCGACTTCCCGCTGCACGACCTGCCGGACGTCGGGGTGCGGCTGACCTTCCCGCTGTCGCGGGACTACACCACGGTCGCCGGCCTGGTGCTGGCCCGGCTGGGGCGGGTGCCCGACGGGCCGGGGGAGAAGGTCCGCCTGCCCGGGCTCACCATCACGGTGCTCGAGGTGACCGACCGGGCGGTCCGCCGGGTGCGGCTGCGGGGTCCCGCCGCCGGCTGCCGACCGGAGTGA
- the selB gene encoding selenocysteine-specific translation elongation factor, with protein sequence MWVVATAGHVDHGKSTLVRALTGMEPDRWAEERRRGMTIDLGFAWTTLPSGGTIAFVDVPGHERFVPNMLAGVGPAPAALIVVAADEGWMPQSAEHLAALHALGVSYGLLAVTRADLADPGPALAQARAEIAATSLGEVAAVAVSGVTGAGLPDLRAALDRLVARLPAPALDAPVRLWVDRSFTIRGSGTVVTGTLGGGRLRVGDQLELAATGEPVRVRGLHSLNAAQQRVDAVARVAVNLRGVSRDRIARGDALLSPGRFRPTDLLDVRLAGDPAGDLPATLTLHVGSAAVPARVRPLGPDTVRLRLARPLPLLIGDRALLRDPGRHHVAGGVTVLDVAPPPLRRRGAAAARAAVLAGLDGRPDLAGELRRRALVRAGELTRMGVPVTVAPVAGDWLADPEHWRRLGVRLTEEVARYAAEHPLEPGVPVDVLRQRLALPDRALVEALLRPPLRLRAGRVTAAAVDALPEPVARAVDRVRAEYGERPFQAPETHRLADLGLGPREIGAAVRAGALLKLADNVVLLPGALDDAVRVLARLPQPFTLSAARQALDTTRRVAVPLLELLDRRGATRRLPDDAREVVAPPS encoded by the coding sequence GTGTGGGTCGTCGCCACCGCCGGACACGTCGACCACGGCAAGTCCACCCTGGTCCGGGCGCTCACCGGGATGGAACCCGACCGCTGGGCCGAGGAACGCCGCCGGGGCATGACCATCGACCTGGGTTTCGCCTGGACCACGCTGCCCTCCGGCGGCACCATCGCCTTCGTCGACGTGCCCGGGCACGAGCGGTTCGTGCCGAACATGCTCGCCGGGGTCGGGCCGGCGCCGGCCGCGCTGATCGTGGTCGCCGCCGACGAGGGCTGGATGCCGCAGTCCGCCGAGCACCTGGCCGCGCTGCACGCGCTCGGGGTGTCGTACGGCCTGCTGGCGGTGACCCGCGCGGACCTCGCCGACCCGGGACCGGCGCTGGCGCAGGCCCGGGCGGAGATCGCGGCCACGTCCCTGGGCGAGGTGGCGGCGGTGGCGGTCAGCGGCGTGACCGGCGCCGGCCTGCCCGACCTGCGGGCCGCCCTGGACCGCCTGGTCGCCCGGCTGCCCGCCCCGGCGCTCGACGCCCCGGTCCGGCTCTGGGTGGACCGCTCGTTCACGATCAGGGGCAGCGGCACCGTGGTCACTGGCACCCTGGGCGGCGGTCGGCTGCGCGTCGGCGACCAGCTCGAACTCGCCGCCACCGGCGAACCGGTCCGGGTCCGCGGCCTGCACTCGCTGAACGCCGCGCAGCAGCGGGTGGACGCGGTGGCCCGGGTGGCGGTGAACCTGCGCGGGGTCTCCCGGGACCGGATCGCCCGCGGCGACGCGCTGCTCAGCCCCGGCCGGTTCCGGCCGACCGACCTGCTGGACGTGCGGCTCGCCGGCGACCCGGCCGGCGACCTGCCGGCCACCCTCACCCTGCACGTCGGCTCGGCCGCGGTGCCTGCCCGGGTACGGCCGCTTGGCCCCGACACGGTCCGGCTGCGGCTGGCCCGTCCGCTGCCGCTGCTGATCGGCGACCGGGCGCTGCTGCGCGACCCGGGCCGGCACCACGTCGCCGGTGGGGTGACCGTGCTGGACGTGGCCCCGCCGCCGCTGCGCCGGCGCGGCGCGGCGGCGGCCCGGGCGGCGGTCCTGGCCGGGCTGGACGGCCGGCCCGACCTCGCCGGGGAGCTGCGCCGCCGGGCCCTGGTCCGAGCCGGCGAGCTGACCCGGATGGGCGTGCCGGTCACCGTCGCGCCGGTGGCCGGGGACTGGCTGGCCGACCCGGAGCACTGGCGCCGCCTCGGCGTCCGGCTCACCGAGGAGGTCGCCCGGTACGCGGCGGAACATCCCCTCGAACCCGGCGTGCCGGTGGACGTGCTGCGCCAGCGCCTCGCCCTGCCCGACCGGGCCCTGGTGGAGGCGCTGCTCCGGCCGCCGCTGCGGCTGCGCGCCGGCCGGGTCACCGCGGCGGCGGTCGACGCGCTGCCGGAGCCGGTCGCCCGGGCCGTCGACCGGGTCCGCGCCGAGTACGGCGAACGCCCCTTCCAGGCCCCCGAGACGCACCGCCTCGCCGACCTGGGGCTCGGCCCCCGGGAGATCGGCGCGGCCGTGCGGGCCGGCGCCCTGCTCAAGCTCGCCGACAACGTGGTGCTGCTCCCCGGTGCGCTCGACGACGCGGTACGGGTCCTCGCGCGCCTGCCGCAGCCGTTCACCCTCAGCGCCGCCCGGCAGGCCCTGGACACCACCCGCCGGGTCGCCGTGCCGCTGCTGGAGCTGCTCGACCGGCGGGGCGCCACCCGCCGGCTGCCCGACGACGCCCGTGAGGTGGTCGCCCCGCCGAGCTGA
- a CDS encoding phosphatidylethanolamine-binding protein, with product MPGPRPGSSAYDKERARLRDLIEQSGRAADKEANQVANRILQDDRGQRGVVRGERTFGPKGEREPGDPK from the coding sequence ATGCCAGGACCACGGCCGGGCAGCAGCGCATACGACAAGGAACGGGCGCGGCTGCGCGATCTGATCGAACAGTCCGGGCGGGCGGCGGACAAGGAAGCCAACCAGGTCGCCAACCGGATCCTCCAGGACGACCGCGGCCAACGCGGCGTCGTCCGGGGGGAACGGACGTTCGGCCCCAAGGGTGAGCGCGAACCGGGCGACCCGAAGTGA
- the nrfD gene encoding NrfD/PsrC family molybdoenzyme membrane anchor subunit translates to MSPDRAPVGALFRRFRERLAAEGPDRLGGPGPRTGHGSKVNPGGGTNGSRAAGPETGGPNGTPLSGTGTAAPGSGSPATGTGAGVARTDSGAAEVRLAPHPPRDVEPVERPRRRGRKGGGGEQLTVPPAEFTSYYGRPILKAPVWKWDIAAYLFTGGLAAGSSILAAGGQLTGRPALRRAGRVSSLAAVGASAYFLVNDLGKPSRFHHMLRVAKLTSPMSVGTWILTTFGPAAGLAAVAEAAPWLPERGLLGLGRRLLPPVGHAAGLVAAVTAPALATYTGVLLADTAVPSWHEAYPELPTIFAGSALASGAGVGLLAAPPAQAGPARRLAVAGAALELWGSHRVENRLGLLSEPYATGTAGRLLRAGRALTAAGVAGALVGRRSRAVSALSGGALLAAAVCTRFGIFHGGVASAKDPRYTVVPQRERADRRVAAGD, encoded by the coding sequence GTGAGTCCGGACCGCGCCCCCGTGGGCGCCCTGTTCCGCCGCTTCCGCGAGCGGCTCGCCGCCGAGGGCCCCGACCGCCTCGGCGGTCCGGGGCCACGCACCGGACACGGGTCGAAGGTGAACCCGGGCGGCGGCACGAACGGCAGCCGGGCGGCCGGGCCGGAGACGGGCGGCCCGAACGGCACCCCGTTGAGTGGAACGGGGACGGCTGCACCGGGGAGCGGCAGCCCGGCGACCGGCACCGGGGCGGGCGTGGCCCGGACCGACTCCGGAGCGGCGGAGGTCCGGCTGGCCCCGCATCCGCCCCGCGACGTCGAGCCGGTGGAGCGGCCGCGCCGGCGGGGCCGCAAGGGCGGCGGCGGGGAGCAGCTCACCGTCCCGCCCGCCGAGTTCACCTCCTACTACGGGCGACCCATCCTCAAGGCCCCGGTGTGGAAGTGGGACATCGCCGCGTATCTGTTCACCGGGGGTCTGGCCGCCGGTTCGTCCATACTGGCCGCCGGCGGGCAGCTCACCGGGCGGCCGGCGCTGCGCCGGGCCGGCCGGGTCAGCTCCCTGGCCGCGGTCGGCGCCAGCGCGTACTTCCTGGTCAACGACCTCGGCAAGCCGAGCCGGTTCCACCACATGCTGCGGGTGGCGAAGCTGACCTCGCCGATGTCGGTGGGCACCTGGATCCTCACCACCTTCGGCCCGGCCGCCGGCCTGGCCGCGGTCGCCGAGGCCGCGCCCTGGCTGCCCGAACGCGGGCTGCTCGGGCTGGGCCGGCGGCTGCTGCCCCCGGTCGGGCACGCCGCCGGGCTGGTCGCCGCGGTCACCGCGCCGGCCCTCGCCACGTACACCGGGGTGCTGCTCGCCGACACGGCGGTGCCGTCCTGGCACGAGGCGTACCCGGAACTGCCGACCATCTTCGCGGGCAGCGCCCTGGCCAGCGGCGCCGGCGTGGGGCTGCTCGCCGCGCCGCCGGCGCAGGCCGGCCCGGCGCGCCGCCTCGCAGTGGCCGGCGCGGCCCTGGAGCTGTGGGGTTCGCACCGGGTGGAGAACCGGCTCGGCCTGCTCAGCGAGCCGTACGCGACCGGCACCGCCGGCCGGCTGCTGCGCGCCGGTCGGGCGCTGACCGCCGCCGGAGTGGCCGGCGCGCTGGTCGGCCGGCGCAGCCGGGCCGTCTCCGCGCTCTCCGGCGGGGCGCTGCTGGCCGCCGCCGTCTGCACCCGGTTCGGCATCTTCCACGGTGGCGTCGCCTCCGCGAAGGACCCCCGGTACACCGTGGTGCCGCAGCGGGAGCGGGCCGACCGGCGGGTGGCCGCGGGGGACTGA
- a CDS encoding HhH-GDP family DNA glycosylase — protein sequence MRDDRNVARVLLDRQGRTYAEEAGIRLADRPGPLYQLLVLTTLLSTRIRAGVALAATRELFAAGYRTPQAMEAASWQDRVDALGRGHYRRYDERTATMLGTGARLCLDRWHGDLRRMHREADGDRSMLRRLLTQFPGIGPTGADIFLREAQTVWPDVRPYADRRALAGAKRLGLPANPGGLAGLVGDADFGRLASALVRVALGEESAGEVSRSAAAR from the coding sequence ATGCGGGACGACCGGAACGTGGCGCGGGTGCTGCTGGACCGGCAGGGCCGGACGTACGCCGAGGAGGCCGGGATCCGACTGGCCGACCGCCCCGGGCCGCTGTACCAGCTGCTGGTGCTCACCACGCTGCTGAGCACCCGGATTCGGGCCGGGGTGGCTCTCGCCGCCACGCGCGAGCTCTTCGCGGCCGGCTACCGGACCCCGCAGGCCATGGAGGCGGCGAGCTGGCAGGACCGGGTGGACGCGCTGGGCCGCGGGCACTACCGCCGCTACGACGAGCGGACCGCCACGATGCTGGGCACCGGCGCCCGGCTCTGCCTGGACCGCTGGCACGGGGACCTGCGCCGGATGCACCGGGAGGCCGATGGCGACCGGTCGATGCTACGCCGGCTGCTCACCCAGTTCCCGGGCATCGGCCCCACCGGGGCGGACATCTTCCTGCGCGAGGCGCAGACGGTCTGGCCGGACGTGCGCCCGTACGCCGACCGGCGGGCCCTCGCCGGCGCGAAGCGGCTGGGGCTGCCGGCGAACCCGGGCGGGCTGGCCGGCCTGGTCGGCGACGCCGACTTCGGGCGGCTCGCCTCGGCGCTGGTGCGGGTGGCGCTGGGCGAGGAGTCGGCGGGCGAGGTCAGCCGGAGCGCGGCGGCCCGCTGA